Proteins encoded together in one Alteribacter keqinensis window:
- the gabT gene encoding 4-aminobutyrate--2-oxoglutarate transaminase, with protein MKKQVQVKSNIPGPKGASLLQRRDLHIPKGPFNTAPTFAKKGEGAILTDVDGNRFIDFAGAIGSLNAGHCPKEVVEAVKAQLDAYIHPCFHVMMYEPYVELAEKLNEITPGDHYKKTFFLNSGAEAVENAVKLARKYTGRKAVISFERGFHGRTYMAMSLTSKVKPYKYEFGPFVGETYKLPYPYYYRKPEGMTDEDVDRECLRRLETFFLSDVSYEETAAVILEPIQGEGGFVAPSRKFVKGVKEICEKYGIVFIADEVQTGFGRTGELFACDHYDIVPDLMTMSKSIAAGFPISAVTGRAEIMDSAGIGEIGGTYGGSPLGCVAALEVIRLMERDQLPNRAKEIGKTVMGYFQKWHEKYEEIGDVRGVGAMNAFEIVTDRETKEANKELTQKMIQSCIQKGLLIMGSGLYGNVIRTLSPLVISEEELHEGLLILEGVLEDMCTYRQKE; from the coding sequence ATGAAAAAACAAGTGCAGGTTAAGTCAAATATTCCCGGCCCAAAAGGGGCTTCTCTTCTGCAAAGACGCGATCTTCATATACCGAAGGGACCGTTTAACACTGCTCCTACATTTGCAAAAAAAGGTGAAGGAGCGATTCTTACTGATGTAGATGGAAACAGGTTTATAGATTTTGCCGGAGCGATAGGATCATTAAATGCAGGGCATTGCCCGAAGGAAGTTGTAGAGGCTGTTAAAGCCCAGCTTGATGCCTACATTCACCCGTGTTTCCACGTCATGATGTATGAACCCTACGTTGAGCTTGCGGAAAAATTAAATGAAATAACCCCGGGGGATCATTATAAAAAGACGTTCTTTTTGAACAGCGGAGCGGAGGCTGTGGAAAACGCAGTCAAACTTGCCAGAAAATATACTGGTAGAAAAGCGGTCATTTCTTTTGAGAGGGGGTTTCACGGAAGAACGTATATGGCAATGAGTCTGACGAGTAAAGTGAAGCCGTATAAGTATGAATTCGGTCCTTTTGTAGGCGAAACATATAAGCTTCCTTACCCTTATTATTACAGAAAGCCGGAAGGAATGACTGACGAAGACGTTGACAGAGAGTGCTTAAGACGGCTCGAAACGTTCTTTTTATCAGATGTGTCCTACGAAGAGACGGCCGCTGTTATTCTTGAACCCATTCAGGGTGAAGGCGGGTTTGTGGCGCCGAGCCGAAAATTTGTCAAAGGTGTGAAGGAGATCTGTGAAAAATATGGAATAGTGTTTATAGCGGATGAAGTTCAAACGGGATTTGGCAGAACCGGGGAACTGTTTGCATGTGATCATTATGATATCGTTCCGGATCTCATGACGATGTCTAAATCAATTGCAGCGGGCTTTCCAATCAGTGCTGTAACCGGCAGGGCGGAAATCATGGATTCTGCAGGGATCGGTGAAATTGGCGGGACTTACGGCGGGAGTCCTCTCGGTTGTGTAGCCGCACTTGAAGTCATCCGGTTAATGGAAAGAGACCAGCTTCCAAATCGCGCAAAAGAGATTGGTAAAACGGTAATGGGGTACTTTCAAAAATGGCATGAAAAGTATGAAGAGATTGGTGATGTGAGAGGCGTAGGTGCGATGAATGCCTTTGAAATTGTCACCGACAGAGAAACGAAGGAAGCGAACAAAGAGCTCACACAAAAAATGATTCAGTCCTGCATTCAAAAAGGACTGTTGATTATGGGGTCCGGTCTTTACGGTAATGTTATTCGGACTCTCTCGCCCCTTGTCATTTCCGAAGAAGAACTCCATGAAGGACTACTTATCCTAGAGGGCGTTTTAGAGGATATGTGTACGTATCGTCAGAAGGAGTGA
- the ablB gene encoding putative beta-lysine N-acetyltransferase, with protein sequence MNNKWDFDDENDRLVAYLPSFTYNDSVKLKEDINNAVRGKRIVYTLSEHTGALKDLGFSVEAETSGFFEGEKAIILTQYDKEERKNSKTKTENEEVLNRVREDSKQISQPCLYPVGLVQDRDLKSLAALYKKVFPKYPTNIFDPEALKKAAESDYLFAAVKNGGEVIAAASAMKTGYRSAEITDCAVKPDYRGNQLLHYLVLDLEEECRKEGINHIFSITRARSTGMNMTVKRLGYQYEGTLINNCIITSGFEDMNVWSQALK encoded by the coding sequence ATGAATAATAAATGGGATTTCGACGATGAGAATGACAGGCTTGTTGCTTATCTGCCTTCTTTTACATATAACGATTCGGTCAAGCTTAAAGAAGACATCAATAATGCTGTACGGGGAAAACGGATTGTTTATACACTTTCCGAACATACCGGTGCCCTGAAAGACTTGGGCTTTTCCGTTGAAGCGGAGACGAGCGGATTCTTTGAAGGGGAAAAAGCGATTATTCTGACTCAGTACGATAAAGAGGAGCGGAAAAATTCAAAAACAAAAACAGAAAATGAAGAAGTCCTGAATAGGGTAAGAGAAGATTCAAAGCAAATCTCACAGCCTTGTCTGTATCCGGTCGGACTTGTTCAGGACAGAGACCTTAAATCTCTTGCTGCTCTTTACAAAAAGGTTTTTCCTAAATATCCAACTAATATTTTTGATCCTGAAGCGCTGAAAAAAGCAGCCGAATCCGATTATCTATTTGCAGCTGTAAAAAATGGAGGCGAAGTCATTGCTGCTGCATCGGCAATGAAAACCGGATACAGAAGTGCAGAGATTACAGACTGTGCTGTTAAACCGGATTACAGGGGTAATCAGCTTCTTCATTATTTGGTGCTTGATTTAGAAGAGGAGTGCAGGAAAGAGGGGATTAACCATATTTTCTCTATAACCCGGGCTCGTTCTACTGGAATGAACATGACGGTCAAACGCCTTGGTTATCAATATGAAGGGACACTTATTAATAATTGCATAATTACAAGCGGGTTTGAGGATATGAACGTATGGAGTCAAGCCTTAAAGTAA
- a CDS encoding CoA transferase subunit A, whose amino-acid sequence MDKVMKSINKTMTVEKALSFMEDGMTIMFGGFGGVGNPPSLIEGMLKKGIKNLTLIGNDAGFPDIGVGRLVSQGRVKKLIASHIGSNPVAGKLMTEGALEVEFSPQGTLAERIRAGGVGLGGILTDTGAGNPIVGKGKQSVIIQGKSYFVETALTSDISIVNAKSADKYGNLIYDTSARNTNPLVAMAGRMTFAEADSIVETGDLDPEAIVTPGVFIDGIVQSEGVNWKWAWEEK is encoded by the coding sequence ATGGATAAAGTCATGAAATCGATTAATAAAACGATGACAGTTGAAAAAGCCTTATCGTTCATGGAAGACGGGATGACGATTATGTTCGGAGGGTTCGGCGGTGTAGGAAATCCTCCTTCCCTTATCGAGGGCATGCTGAAAAAAGGGATAAAGAACCTTACACTGATCGGAAATGATGCCGGTTTTCCTGATATCGGAGTGGGGAGGCTTGTGAGCCAAGGGAGAGTAAAGAAGCTCATCGCCTCCCACATAGGCTCAAACCCGGTAGCAGGAAAGCTCATGACAGAAGGAGCCTTGGAAGTGGAATTCTCTCCCCAGGGTACTCTTGCAGAACGGATAAGAGCGGGGGGAGTAGGGCTCGGAGGAATATTGACCGATACAGGCGCAGGCAATCCGATTGTCGGAAAAGGTAAACAATCAGTAATTATACAAGGAAAATCGTACTTTGTTGAAACGGCACTCACTTCGGATATTTCCATCGTGAATGCAAAGAGCGCAGATAAGTATGGAAATCTTATTTATGATACGAGCGCCAGAAATACAAATCCTCTTGTAGCAATGGCAGGAAGAATGACATTTGCAGAAGCGGACAGCATTGTGGAAACAGGTGATCTCGATCCTGAAGCAATTGTAACCCCTGGCGTCTTTATTGATGGAATTGTCCAATCAGAAGGAGTGAACTGGAAATGGGCCTGGGAAGAGAAGTAA
- a CDS encoding 3-oxoacid CoA-transferase subunit B: MGLGREVREKIARRAAQEIMPGMVVNLGIGIPTLVADFVPTEVPVMFHAENGVLGTGPSPEKGNENTLLCNAGGFPITASKGASYFDSATAFAIIRRGKLDMTIMGALQVSEQGDLANWIVPGKRVPGMGGAIELAEKAKRVLILMNHTDKYGQPKILRKCSLPLTASLCVNLIITEMAVIEVTKEGLLLKEVFSPFTVEEVIACTEPQLIIDLASLDKEERYGS, translated from the coding sequence ATGGGCCTGGGAAGAGAAGTAAGAGAAAAGATTGCAAGACGCGCAGCTCAGGAAATTATGCCGGGAATGGTCGTTAATCTCGGTATCGGGATACCTACTCTCGTAGCAGACTTTGTTCCGACGGAAGTGCCGGTTATGTTTCACGCAGAAAACGGGGTGCTCGGGACTGGTCCAAGCCCCGAAAAGGGAAATGAAAATACTCTTTTGTGCAATGCAGGTGGATTTCCAATTACGGCAAGTAAAGGAGCTTCCTATTTCGACAGTGCCACAGCGTTTGCCATTATCAGGCGGGGAAAATTGGATATGACCATTATGGGTGCTTTGCAGGTAAGTGAACAGGGAGATCTGGCAAACTGGATCGTGCCGGGAAAACGGGTTCCCGGTATGGGAGGAGCAATCGAACTGGCTGAAAAAGCAAAACGAGTACTTATTCTCATGAACCATACAGACAAATACGGACAGCCTAAAATTCTCAGGAAATGCAGTCTTCCGTTAACTGCTTCACTGTGTGTAAATCTGATCATTACCGAAATGGCGGTAATCGAAGTAACAAAAGAAGGACTCTTATTAAAAGAAGTATTCAGCCCGTTTACAGTAGAAGAGGTCATAGCGTGCACCGAACCACAGTTGATCATAGATTTAGCCAGCTTGGATAAGGAGGAGCGTTATGGATCGTAA
- a CDS encoding peptidase gives MDRKQKEVISWIKKSETEAVELLQRFIREPSTQMNEAGIQNLVASKLDSIGCTVDMWEPGGEELTNHKAFISPRGNFTGSPNVVGVKKGKGKGKSLVLNGHVDVVPEGDLKDWHTDPYSGEFRDGRIYGRGATDMKGGNVAMLLAMEALHECGVQLKGDLIFQSVIEEESGGAGTLAAILRGYTADAAIIPEPTNMKIFPKQQGSMWFRLFVKGKAAHGGTRYEGVSAIEKAQCVLNELRELEAVRNKRIKDPLYSQIPIPIPINVGVIEGGDWPSSVSDLVKIEGRCGISPDETVEEVQEEFCNHLNRLAEKDPWFMDYPVDIEWFGARWLPGAIPQDHPLLSILTKQYEHICQQPPKVEASPWGTDGGLLTNIGNTPSIVFGPGVTQMAHFSNEYIELSSVLDCAAIITLTIMDWCEQPKEDQSDEKTSAG, from the coding sequence ATGGATCGTAAACAAAAAGAGGTCATTTCATGGATAAAAAAATCGGAAACAGAAGCGGTTGAGCTTTTGCAGCGCTTTATACGTGAACCATCCACCCAGATGAATGAAGCAGGTATACAGAACCTGGTAGCAAGTAAACTTGATTCCATCGGATGTACTGTGGACATGTGGGAACCGGGCGGTGAAGAACTTACCAACCATAAAGCGTTCATATCCCCCCGGGGTAACTTTACAGGAAGCCCAAACGTTGTCGGCGTGAAGAAAGGAAAAGGAAAGGGAAAGTCTCTCGTGTTAAACGGACATGTCGACGTAGTCCCTGAAGGTGACCTGAAAGACTGGCATACCGATCCCTACAGTGGAGAATTTAGAGATGGGCGCATTTACGGCCGCGGTGCCACAGATATGAAAGGTGGAAATGTGGCTATGCTGCTTGCCATGGAAGCACTCCATGAATGCGGTGTTCAGCTGAAGGGCGATCTTATTTTTCAAAGTGTCATAGAAGAAGAGAGTGGAGGGGCCGGAACCCTTGCTGCTATTTTGAGAGGGTATACAGCTGATGCTGCAATCATTCCCGAGCCTACAAATATGAAGATCTTTCCCAAACAGCAGGGCTCTATGTGGTTCAGGCTGTTCGTAAAAGGGAAGGCCGCACACGGAGGTACGAGGTACGAAGGTGTAAGTGCCATCGAGAAGGCCCAGTGCGTTCTCAATGAATTAAGAGAGCTTGAAGCCGTCCGTAACAAAAGGATAAAGGATCCTCTTTATTCGCAAATTCCAATTCCAATACCGATAAATGTAGGTGTTATTGAAGGTGGTGATTGGCCCTCCTCGGTATCTGACTTAGTTAAAATTGAAGGCAGGTGTGGTATTTCGCCTGATGAAACAGTAGAGGAAGTACAGGAAGAATTCTGTAATCATTTAAATAGACTTGCTGAAAAGGATCCGTGGTTTATGGATTATCCCGTGGATATTGAATGGTTTGGTGCACGCTGGCTTCCGGGGGCAATACCTCAAGATCATCCACTCCTGTCCATTCTGACAAAGCAATATGAGCATATATGCCAACAGCCTCCCAAAGTTGAAGCTTCACCATGGGGAACAGACGGGGGACTTCTTACAAATATTGGAAACACTCCATCGATTGTTTTCGGACCTGGAGTGACGCAGATGGCTCATTTTTCAAATGAATATATTGAGTTAAGCAGTGTGCTCGACTGTGCAGCGATTATTACCCTAACCATCATGGATTGGTGCGAACAACCAAAGGAGGATCAGAGTGATGAAAAAACAAGTGCAGGTTAA
- the ablA gene encoding lysine 2,3-aminomutase, which translates to MKMDLYKPARHWKDIELWKGVPEEKWNDWIWQLTNTIRTLDDLKKVINLTPDEEAGVKISTKTIPLNITPYYASLMNPDDPRCPIRMQSVPVSKEIEKSKYDMEDPLSEDEDSPVPGLTHRYPDRVLFLVTNQCSMYCRYCTRRRFSGQIGMGVPKKQLDGAIQYIASTPEVRDVLISGGDGLLINDQILEYVLKNLREIDHVEIIRIGTRAPVVFPQRITENLCNILKKYHPIWLNTHFNTSLEITEESKKACEMLANAGVPVGNQAVILKGINDSVEIMKKLMHDLVKIRVRPYYIYQCDLSEGIGHFRAPVSKGLEIIEGLRGHTSGYAVPAFVVDAPGGGGKITLQPNYMISQSHDKVVLRNFEGVITTYPEPKEYTPGTADAYFFNYYEKKDEKRIGISALMNDEKSSIMPEGLQRIERRKTYQQDENHRTLKDQRDKRDQMKERKYLKEQKMYEEKTDKSEEA; encoded by the coding sequence ATGAAAATGGACCTTTACAAGCCAGCACGCCACTGGAAAGACATTGAATTGTGGAAAGGTGTGCCCGAAGAAAAATGGAATGACTGGATCTGGCAGCTCACTAATACCATCAGAACCCTTGATGATTTAAAAAAGGTTATTAACCTTACACCCGATGAAGAAGCCGGAGTGAAAATATCAACAAAAACCATTCCATTAAACATTACACCATATTACGCTTCCTTAATGAATCCGGATGACCCGCGCTGTCCGATCCGTATGCAAAGTGTACCGGTATCCAAAGAAATCGAAAAATCCAAATATGACATGGAAGATCCTCTCTCCGAAGATGAAGACTCTCCCGTCCCGGGCCTAACACACCGATACCCTGACCGTGTATTGTTTTTGGTAACCAACCAGTGCTCGATGTACTGCCGCTATTGTACGCGACGCCGGTTTTCAGGCCAGATCGGAATGGGAGTCCCTAAGAAGCAACTTGACGGAGCCATTCAATATATTGCCTCGACCCCTGAAGTGCGGGACGTCTTAATTTCCGGCGGAGACGGCCTTCTTATAAATGATCAGATTCTAGAGTATGTGCTAAAAAACCTTCGTGAAATTGATCACGTTGAAATTATCCGAATCGGCACCCGGGCTCCTGTAGTTTTTCCACAGCGAATCACGGAGAATCTCTGTAATATCCTTAAAAAGTATCACCCTATCTGGCTGAATACACATTTCAATACAAGCCTGGAAATTACGGAAGAATCGAAAAAGGCTTGTGAAATGCTAGCTAATGCCGGGGTGCCCGTCGGCAACCAGGCGGTAATCCTCAAAGGCATTAATGACAGTGTCGAGATTATGAAAAAGCTTATGCACGATCTTGTAAAAATTCGTGTCCGCCCTTACTATATCTATCAATGTGACCTGAGTGAAGGAATCGGTCACTTCAGAGCACCGGTTTCGAAAGGGCTGGAGATTATAGAAGGACTTCGCGGGCATACATCGGGATATGCTGTACCCGCTTTTGTTGTCGATGCACCAGGCGGCGGAGGAAAAATCACCCTTCAGCCAAACTACATGATCTCCCAAAGTCACGATAAAGTCGTGTTAAGAAACTTTGAAGGCGTTATTACCACGTATCCTGAACCAAAAGAGTATACACCAGGTACAGCAGACGCCTATTTCTTTAATTACTATGAGAAGAAAGACGAAAAGCGCATCGGAATTTCTGCTTTAATGAACGACGAAAAAAGTTCAATTATGCCGGAGGGACTTCAGCGGATTGAACGCCGTAAAACCTACCAGCAGGATGAAAACCACCGGACACTCAAAGACCAGAGGGATAAACGGGATCAAATGAAAGAACGCAAATATTTAAAAGAACAAAAGATGTATGAAGAAAAGACTGATAAAAGTGAAGAAGCTTAA
- a CDS encoding cell wall hydrolase gives MKKWFMAGAVALAALVLPDQADASSEQYTVKSGDTLWNISQQYGTTVDQLKANNGLTDDLIYPGQTLTVGEAVINEGELDLLSRLVHAEAEGESYEGKAAVAAVVLNRVESSEFPDTVEGVIYETHGSGGIFAFEPVQNGQINKLADQESINAARDAMNGYDPSNGALFFFNPETSTSEWVNRLTIDSQIGNHVFASN, from the coding sequence ATGAAAAAATGGTTTATGGCTGGCGCAGTAGCCCTGGCAGCACTGGTACTTCCGGATCAGGCTGATGCGTCTTCAGAACAATATACAGTTAAAAGTGGCGATACACTTTGGAATATCAGTCAGCAGTATGGAACGACAGTTGATCAATTAAAAGCAAACAACGGCCTTACGGATGATCTTATTTACCCAGGTCAGACATTGACAGTAGGAGAGGCGGTTATTAATGAAGGGGAGCTTGACCTTCTTTCCCGTCTGGTACACGCTGAAGCAGAGGGAGAATCTTATGAAGGTAAAGCAGCAGTTGCAGCAGTTGTGCTCAACCGTGTGGAAAGTTCTGAGTTCCCTGACACGGTTGAAGGCGTCATTTATGAAACCCACGGAAGCGGTGGAATTTTTGCGTTTGAACCGGTTCAGAATGGCCAGATTAATAAGCTTGCCGATCAGGAATCCATTAATGCAGCAAGAGATGCAATGAATGGTTATGATCCTTCAAACGGAGCATTGTTCTTCTTTAACCCCGAAACCTCCACGTCAGAGTGGGTAAACCGACTCACAATTGACTCTCAGATTGGAAACCACGTATTTGCTTCCAATTAA
- a CDS encoding sigma-54 interaction domain-containing protein, producing MFVTNTDTNEMLKAILNSIDEGIHVIDQDGITIYYNKIAADHDGLDVSDVIGKPLLNVFPSLSAETSTLIKVMKTGNPIFNQHQTYRNLKGKLIDTVNTTIPIIVSGSLIGSVEIAKDMSRVRDLSLKLMDLQAKMDDRSNKALEVKDNHVSYEFDHILTCSPEMESIIKQGKKVSKTTSPVFVYGETGTGKELLVQAIHNHSPRRNRPFISQNCAAIPASLLESILFGTVKGSFTGAEEREGFFELAHGGTLFLDEIQTLPMDLQAKLLRVLEDGIIRRVGSNKSFSTDVRIIAATNENPSSLLSKNLLRPDLYYRLNVVSFHLPPLRSRRTDIPLLVDHFVSMYNFRFNKLVSGTDKQASEILKHYNWPGNIRELRHAVEAAMNMTDEIISPDHLPLHIKPDRSENGCFFSGALKTKVENYEAEMIAKVLNESGRNVKQTAKMLQMPRQTLQYKITKYNL from the coding sequence ATGTTTGTTACAAACACCGATACAAATGAGATGTTAAAAGCCATATTAAACAGTATTGATGAAGGTATTCATGTAATCGATCAGGATGGAATCACGATCTATTATAATAAAATCGCCGCAGACCATGATGGGCTGGATGTTTCAGATGTAATCGGAAAACCACTTCTGAACGTCTTCCCCTCCCTCTCTGCAGAAACCAGCACGCTTATAAAAGTCATGAAAACAGGCAACCCCATTTTTAATCAGCACCAAACGTACCGTAATTTAAAAGGAAAGCTTATCGATACAGTAAATACAACCATTCCAATCATAGTGTCCGGCAGCTTAATCGGGTCGGTTGAAATAGCCAAGGATATGAGCCGCGTGCGGGATCTCTCCCTGAAACTTATGGATCTTCAGGCAAAAATGGATGACCGGTCAAATAAAGCACTGGAAGTAAAGGACAATCACGTTTCTTATGAATTTGATCATATCCTCACCTGTTCTCCAGAGATGGAATCGATTATTAAACAGGGTAAGAAAGTCTCTAAAACGACCTCGCCAGTCTTTGTCTACGGTGAAACCGGCACTGGTAAGGAGCTTCTTGTTCAGGCGATTCATAACCATTCACCAAGACGAAACCGCCCCTTTATCTCCCAGAACTGTGCGGCTATCCCCGCATCGCTTCTTGAGAGTATCCTTTTTGGTACAGTGAAAGGGAGCTTTACAGGGGCTGAAGAACGGGAAGGATTTTTCGAACTTGCCCACGGAGGTACACTGTTTCTGGATGAAATCCAGACTCTGCCCATGGATCTTCAGGCTAAATTACTGCGCGTTTTGGAAGACGGTATTATACGACGGGTAGGTTCCAATAAAAGCTTCTCTACTGACGTAAGGATTATTGCTGCAACAAACGAAAACCCCTCGTCCCTTTTAAGTAAAAACCTTTTACGTCCGGATCTTTACTACCGCCTCAACGTGGTTTCATTTCATCTTCCCCCCCTAAGGAGCCGGCGTACGGATATTCCATTATTGGTGGATCACTTTGTGTCTATGTATAATTTCAGATTTAATAAACTCGTCTCCGGTACAGACAAACAGGCATCTGAAATCCTTAAGCATTATAACTGGCCCGGCAACATCCGGGAACTCAGGCATGCTGTTGAAGCAGCAATGAATATGACCGATGAAATCATTTCACCCGATCACCTTCCTCTGCACATTAAACCTGATCGGTCTGAAAACGGCTGTTTTTTTTCAGGTGCGCTTAAAACAAAGGTAGAAAATTACGAAGCAGAAATGATTGCAAAAGTACTGAACGAATCAGGCAGGAACGTAAAACAGACTGCTAAAATGCTTCAGATGCCAAGACAAACATTGCAGTACAAGATAACAAAATACAACCTTTAA
- a CDS encoding aldehyde dehydrogenase family protein, which translates to MDMKKKLFIGGEWVEGSSYKDLLSPYDREVVAQIPSATEKETEQAVVSAFKARKELGKLPAHQRAEILDNVSRLLEERREEAARLISQEAAKPIQTARTEVARSIMTYKFASEEARRIKNEMINMDAAPGGEGRIAYAVREPAGVVAAITPFNFPMNLVAHKLGPAIAAGNPVILKPASQTPLSAYFIAEIFEKAGLPKGALNVITGKGSVVGEKLVTDDRISVITFTGSPEVGIALRNKAGLKKMTLELGSNSAVIIDEGVNVEEIADRLVLGSFAYQGQVCISLQRIFVHESLKQEVIDAMKKRTDRLIFGHPLDEATDISALISEDDCSRVLSWIDEAKDRGAEVVCGGTREGNGVLPTILADVPTDSSVSCEEVFGPVVHINSFSDWDQAIIEVNSSDYGLQAGVFTNDMKKAFQAAEDLEVGGVLINDIPTFRVDHMPYGGVKKSGFGREGIKYAIEEMTELKLVSFKK; encoded by the coding sequence ATGGATATGAAGAAAAAGTTATTTATTGGTGGTGAATGGGTGGAGGGATCCTCTTATAAGGATCTTTTATCCCCTTATGACAGAGAAGTCGTGGCTCAGATTCCATCAGCTACAGAGAAGGAAACGGAACAGGCTGTAGTTTCAGCTTTTAAAGCCAGGAAGGAACTTGGTAAACTCCCGGCTCATCAAAGAGCTGAAATTTTAGACAATGTAAGCAGGTTATTAGAGGAGAGGCGTGAAGAAGCAGCCCGCCTTATCTCACAGGAAGCTGCTAAACCGATCCAGACAGCCAGAACGGAAGTGGCAAGAAGTATAATGACCTATAAGTTTGCAAGTGAAGAAGCGAGAAGAATAAAGAATGAAATGATTAATATGGATGCTGCCCCCGGCGGGGAAGGACGAATCGCCTATGCTGTCCGTGAACCTGCTGGCGTAGTGGCAGCCATAACGCCTTTTAATTTTCCGATGAACCTTGTAGCACATAAGCTTGGACCTGCAATTGCTGCAGGTAACCCGGTTATATTAAAACCTGCCTCACAGACACCGCTCAGTGCATATTTTATAGCTGAGATCTTCGAAAAAGCGGGACTTCCAAAAGGAGCGTTAAATGTTATTACCGGGAAGGGAAGCGTGGTCGGGGAAAAGCTCGTCACTGATGACCGGATAAGTGTAATCACATTTACAGGAAGTCCGGAAGTGGGTATTGCTCTGCGGAACAAAGCGGGTTTAAAGAAGATGACATTGGAGCTTGGTTCCAACAGTGCCGTTATTATTGATGAGGGCGTAAATGTAGAAGAGATTGCCGACCGGCTCGTGTTAGGTTCTTTTGCTTATCAGGGGCAGGTGTGTATCAGCCTTCAACGTATATTTGTTCACGAATCACTGAAGCAGGAAGTAATTGATGCCATGAAAAAACGCACCGACCGTCTTATCTTCGGGCATCCTCTTGATGAAGCCACCGATATCAGTGCACTTATATCAGAGGATGACTGCAGCCGCGTTTTAAGCTGGATTGATGAGGCAAAGGACCGTGGGGCAGAAGTGGTCTGCGGCGGGACGCGTGAAGGCAATGGAGTACTGCCTACCATCCTGGCAGATGTTCCAACCGACAGTTCTGTTTCCTGTGAGGAAGTATTTGGTCCGGTTGTTCACATTAATTCCTTCTCAGACTGGGATCAGGCTATAATTGAAGTGAACAGCTCTGATTACGGACTGCAGGCTGGTGTATTTACGAATGATATGAAAAAAGCGTTCCAGGCAGCGGAGGACCTTGAGGTGGGAGGCGTTCTTATCAATGATATCCCTACATTTCGAGTTGACCATATGCCCTACGGCGGTGTGAAGAAGAGCGGCTTCGGACGTGAAGGAATTAAGTATGCCATTGAAGAAATGACGGAACTGAAGCTCGTATCGTTTAAAAAATAA
- a CDS encoding YokU family protein — translation MKCKWCESDKAIHSLESAYWELPDGSRAVEITQVPSIKCSDCEMIYIEEEQIADIEDQFMLIDTKKLDMTFSYKTLMNQPKFLKKNYFNFDR, via the coding sequence ATGAAATGTAAATGGTGCGAATCGGATAAAGCCATTCACAGTCTGGAGTCAGCCTACTGGGAGCTTCCGGATGGAAGCCGGGCCGTTGAAATTACGCAGGTTCCCTCTATCAAATGTTCAGACTGTGAAATGATATATATTGAAGAAGAACAAATCGCGGACATTGAAGATCAGTTCATGCTGATCGATACAAAAAAGCTCGATATGACCTTCTCCTACAAAACACTCATGAACCAGCCAAAATTCCTGAAGAAAAACTACTTTAACTTTGACAGATAG